Within Flavobacteriales bacterium, the genomic segment ATTAAAACATTAAATAAATATTATTACCCAATCAAACTAAATGCGGAGAACAAAGAACCGATTGTTTTTATGGACAGCACTTTTATTAGTACAGTTCCAGTAGACAGACGAGGCCCACATGAATTTGCAAAATTCATTATCAATGGTCCTAAAATGGTATATCCGTCTTTAGTTTTCATGGATGAGCGAGCTAGATGGTTACAAGTCATTCAATCTGCATTGACTCCCGATAAGTTTGAAGCAGTAATTAAATACTTCGCACAAATTAATTTGGACAAAGAAAACTTAACCTATGAAGAATTTATGAAATCCTTTGTTCCTGAAATTCCAGCACCTGTTATTGGAGTAAAACAGGTGCAACAACCAGCAACTAAATAATAAATTAACAAGAAACTCGTTGACATGAAATTATTATCAAACAAAATGAAAATCACAAAAGCATTTATAGTTGTAGCCTTACTCCTTTTTATATCGAGTAGCTCTTTCGCTCAGGAAAAAATTAACTGGATGTCGTGGGAAGAGGCAATAGAGGCTAATGCCAAAGAGCCAAAGAAAATAATGGTAGACGCTTATACGTGGTGGTGCGGTTGGTGTAAAAGAATGGATGCAACAACTTTCACAAATCCAGTTATAGTTAAAGAACTTAATGAACACTATTATTCGGTTAAATTTAATGCGGAACAAGCAGAACCCATAACCTATAAAGGCAAGACATATGTTAATCCTAAACCCGGTGTTAATAGAAGTACGCATGAATTTGCAATTGCTCTATTAAGGGGACAGTTATCTTATCCACAATTTGTACTACTCGATGAAGCAGAACAGATGTTACAAGTTATAACCGGTTACAAAGAGGCTCCCCAAATGGAAGTAATTCTTAAGTTTTTTGGAGGTGATAGTTATAAAACCGTTTCAGGCGAGGATTACCAAAAAACATTTATAAGCGAGATTACAGCAAAGTAATATTGTAAGGATAATTCTCTGACATTTTGCGGTTCCTTTACATAAGGAGCAAAATCCATAACTTTTATTATACACTCTTTTTTTATAACTTGAGAAAAACTATAGTCGTAACAGACATAGTCTCAAGAATACTATTGGAAACATGGCGAATCTCAAAAAACTCAACGACCGAGAGCTGGCAGCACTGATACAGGAAACGAACAGTGAATCAGCATGCGTTGAGATAATGCGTAGGCATAAAAAATCGATCTATTTCATGGTTCTAAAAGCGATACGAAATCAAGATGATGCCAAAGACATCATGATAGAATCATTTGCAAAAGCATTTATTAACATCCATCAGTATAATCCACAATACGCATTTAGCACGTGGATATATGGTATTGCAAATAATAGATGTACGGATTTCTATCGAAGAAAAAAGATGGATACTGTTTCAATAGACAAAATCCACACATACGACAGCGGCGATGAAATTAAGATGGAGTTGAAAAATGAAAATCTAAATATGGAAGCTCGTATTATTAAAAGAGAGCAATATAAAAGACTTTACAATCTTCTTGAGCAACTCCGCCCCTCTTATCAACAAATAATTAAGCTAAGATATTTTAAAGAGTACTCGTACGAGTCGATATCAAACGAAATGAATATTACCCTTAGCAAAGTTAAAACTGAGCTATGGAGAGCAAAGAAAGAGCTCTTTAAAATATACGATCAGTACGAGAGGAAATATGACTTCAAGGAAATAAAACCTTAGTTAATTCCCTTAATCTTATTTGCAAAGCTTTCTATATTCTTTTCTAAAGAAGTATTATAATTGCTCACTGCGCGAATAAACTCACTTCCGATAATTGCCCCATTAGCATTCTGGGTAGCTTTAGTAAATGAATCGTGATCAGAAATCCCAAATCCAATCATTATAGGATTTTTCAATCCCATCTCATTAACTCTTACGAAGTAGGCCTCTTGTCCTGAAGTATCTAATTTTGATCCAGTCGTGCTCGAAGAAGATACTACATAGATAAAACCACTGGAATGCTCATCAATCAGTCTAATTCTATCTTCCGAAGTATGAGGTGTGATTAAACATACATTGCATAAGTTATGTGCTTCAAAAATGGCTTTGTACTCCGATACGTATTCTGACAAAGGCAAATCCGGAAGTATTACTCCATCAATACCAACGGCAACACAATCTTTACAAAACTGCTCAACACCATATTGCATAATCGGATTTAAGTATCCCATTAAGATTAATGGAATTTTAATCGTTGATCTAACATCCTTAAGCTGTTGAAGCAACAATTTAAGTGTCATTCCATTGTTCAATGCCACTTCCCCACTTTGCTGAATCGTTTCACCATCTGCCAATGGATCTGAAAACGGTATTCCAATTTCTACTAATCCAACACCTTCAGCCTGTAATCTTGTCAAAATCTCCATGGTATCATCTAACTGAGGATATCCTGCAGTGAAATAAACCGACATCACCTTTTCCTGTGTGTCCTGAAATAAGGATACAATTTTATTCTCCATGATTACTTCTTATGTCTTATATATGTTGCCAAGTCTTTGTCTCCTCTACCCGACAAACAAACCACAATAACTTCATCTCCGTTGAATTTCATTTTCTTAAGTTGTGCCAAAGCATGTGCTGATTCTAATGCAGGAATAATTCCCTCTAATCGACTTAGCTCAAAAGCTGCATCTAAAGCTTCAGTATCTGTTACACTTCCAAATTCTGCTCTACCAGATTCTTTTAGGTGAGCATGCAAAGGACCAACTCCGGGGTAATCTAATCCTGCCGATATAGAATAAGGCTCTACAATCTGCCCATCATCTGTTTGCATTAACAAAGTCTTACTCCCATGAATAATACCAGGCTTACCAAGAACCGAAGTAGCGGCTGACTCACCAGAATTAATGCCTTTACCAGCTGCTTCAACAGCGATTAATTTAACAGACTCTTCATCCAAATAATGGTAGAATGCACCGGCAGCATTACTTCCACCTCCAACACAGGCAATAACAATGTCAGGATTCTCTCTTCCTTCCTTCTCCTTCATTTGCCATTTGATCTCTTTACTGATCACAGACTGAAAACGAGCAACCATATCTGGATAAGGATGTGGTCCTACAACAGATCCTATAATGTAAAAGGTATCAATTGGGTTATTGATCCAATCACGGATAGCTTCGTTTGTCGCATCCTTCAAGGTTCTACTTCCAGATTTAGCCGGGCGAACTTCAGCACCTAACAACTTCATTCTCTCAACATTGGGTGCTTGACGCTTAATGTCAATCTCGCCCATATAAACTATGCATTCAAGTCCCTTTAATGCACACACAGTTGCTGTAGCTACACCATGCTGACCAGCACCAGTTTCTGCAATAATTCTTTTCTTACCCAAATGCTCAGCCATTAATATCTGACCAATAGTATTGTTAATCTTGTGCGCTCCTGTATGGTTAAGATCTTCTCTTTTTAAATAGATTTTAGTTCCATAAACTTCGGATAACCTTTTGGCGTGAAACAAAGGAGATGGTCTGCCAGCGTAATCATTTAATAGATATAAGAACTCTTTTTGAAATTCTTCCGACTCAATTACATTTACATATGCTTTTTTGAGTTCTTCTACATTTGGGTATAACATCTCAGGGATGTATGCTCCCCCAAATTGGCCATAGTAGCCATTCTCATCAACTTGAAACTTCATTGTCTTATTTTACTAATAAATTCCTTTAATCTTGCTATATCCTTCATTGCCGGTCCCGTTTCGAACTTACTGTTCACATCGATTCCTACAATATTGAATTCTCTGAGATTATCCAGTTCACTTAACATATTCTCATCTATTCCTCCACTTAAAAAGAAAGGCACCTCATTATCGTATTTCTTAAGCAAACTCCAATCAAAGGTAACACCATTACCACCATACTCCGCACCTTTAGTATCAAACAAAAAGTAGTCTACCGATTCTTTATATGGAACAGTGGTTTCGAAATCAAAGGCAGAGTCTACAGAAAAAGCTTTCATCACCTGAAACCCCATTTCTTTCAGTTCTGCACATTGCTCAGGCGACTCATCACCGTGCAATTGAAACATCGTAATATCGTTTCTAGATGTAAGACGCATGATTTCATCCGTTGTCTCATTTACAAATACCCCAACTTTCTGAATCTCGTCATCTAATTCTTCGATAAACTCCAAG encodes:
- a CDS encoding DUF255 domain-containing protein — protein: MTKAFIVVALLLFISSSSFAQEKINWMSWEEAIEANAKEPKKIMVDAYTWWCGWCKRMDATTFTNPVIVKELNEHYYSVKFNAEQAEPITYKGKTYVNPKPGVNRSTHEFAIALLRGQLSYPQFVLLDEAEQMLQVITGYKEAPQMEVILKFFGGDSYKTVSGEDYQKTFISEITAK
- a CDS encoding sigma-70 family RNA polymerase sigma factor, with the translated sequence MANLKKLNDRELAALIQETNSESACVEIMRRHKKSIYFMVLKAIRNQDDAKDIMIESFAKAFINIHQYNPQYAFSTWIYGIANNRCTDFYRRKKMDTVSIDKIHTYDSGDEIKMELKNENLNMEARIIKREQYKRLYNLLEQLRPSYQQIIKLRYFKEYSYESISNEMNITLSKVKTELWRAKKELFKIYDQYERKYDFKEIKP
- a CDS encoding tryptophan synthase subunit alpha, with translation MENKIVSLFQDTQEKVMSVYFTAGYPQLDDTMEILTRLQAEGVGLVEIGIPFSDPLADGETIQQSGEVALNNGMTLKLLLQQLKDVRSTIKIPLILMGYLNPIMQYGVEQFCKDCVAVGIDGVILPDLPLSEYVSEYKAIFEAHNLCNVCLITPHTSEDRIRLIDEHSSGFIYVVSSSSTTGSKLDTSGQEAYFVRVNEMGLKNPIMIGFGISDHDSFTKATQNANGAIIGSEFIRAVSNYNTSLEKNIESFANKIKGIN
- the trpB gene encoding tryptophan synthase subunit beta translates to MKFQVDENGYYGQFGGAYIPEMLYPNVEELKKAYVNVIESEEFQKEFLYLLNDYAGRPSPLFHAKRLSEVYGTKIYLKREDLNHTGAHKINNTIGQILMAEHLGKKRIIAETGAGQHGVATATVCALKGLECIVYMGEIDIKRQAPNVERMKLLGAEVRPAKSGSRTLKDATNEAIRDWINNPIDTFYIIGSVVGPHPYPDMVARFQSVISKEIKWQMKEKEGRENPDIVIACVGGGSNAAGAFYHYLDEESVKLIAVEAAGKGINSGESAATSVLGKPGIIHGSKTLLMQTDDGQIVEPYSISAGLDYPGVGPLHAHLKESGRAEFGSVTDTEALDAAFELSRLEGIIPALESAHALAQLKKMKFNGDEVIVVCLSGRGDKDLATYIRHKK
- a CDS encoding phosphoribosylanthranilate isomerase; amino-acid sequence: MKIKVCGMRDEDNVAELAALKPDYIGFIFYKGSKRDVTWEDLEFIEELDDEIQKVGVFVNETTDEIMRLTSRNDITMFQLHGDESPEQCAELKEMGFQVMKAFSVDSAFDFETTVPYKESVDYFLFDTKGAEYGGNGVTFDWSLLKKYDNEVPFFLSGGIDENMLSELDNLREFNIVGIDVNSKFETGPAMKDIARLKEFISKIRQ